From a region of the Danio aesculapii chromosome 4, fDanAes4.1, whole genome shotgun sequence genome:
- the LOC130222102 gene encoding gastrula zinc finger protein XlCGF57.1-like codes for MAFIKEESEDVKIEETFTVKQEDLQEQTDLIEENEGSKEEEHHVKIEEKTHLQTDGISKRRDENRFTCTQCGKSFGRKGYLKIHMMIHTGERPFTCTQCGKSFSYSSDLNQHMKTHTGEKPFTCTQCGKSFRRSSHLNEHTMIHTGEKPFTCTQCGKSFICLSSLNKHMVSHTGEKPFTCTQCGKSFSQSSSLNQHMKIHTGEKPFTCTQCGKSFSHSSSLNKHMKTHTGEKPFTCTQCGKSFSQSSHLNQHIMIHTGDKPFTCTQCGKSFIRSSSLNLHMSIHTGEKPFTCTQCRKSFSNSSDLNKHMKTHTGEKPFTCTLCGKSFRRSSHLNEHTMIHTGEKPFTCTQCGKSFICSSSLNKHMVSHTREKPFTCTQCWKSFSQLSSLNKHMRIHTGEKPFTCTQCGKSFSQSSHLNKHMMSHTIQRFTCT; via the coding sequence acctaattgaagagaatgaggggagtaaagaggaggaacatcatgtcaaaattgaggaaaaaactcatttacagactgatggtatttcaaAAAGGAGAGATGAGAATCGTTTCACTTGCACCCAGTGTGGAAaaagttttggaagaaaaggctatcttaagattcacatgatgatccacactggagagagaccattcacatgcactcagtgtgggaagagtttcagctactcatcagaccttaatcaacacatgaagacccacactggagagaaaccatttacatgcactcagtgtgggaagagtttcagacgcTCATCACACCTAAATGAACACAcaatgatccacactggagagaaaccattcacatgcactcagtgtgggaaaagtttcatcTGCTTatcatcccttaataaacacatggtgagccacacaggagagaaaccattcacttgcactcagtgtgggaagagtttcagccaatcatcatctcttaatcaacacatgaagatccacactggagagaaaccattcacatgcactcagtgtgggaagagtttcagccactcatcatctcttaataaacacatgaagacccacactggagagaaaccattcacatgcactcagtgtgggaaaagtttcagccaatcatcacaccttaatcaacacataatgatccacaccggagacaaaccattcacatgcactcagtgtgggaagagtttcatccgctcatcatcccttaatctacacatgagtattcacactggagagaaaccattcacatgcactcagtgtaggaagagtttcagcaactcatcagaccttaataaacacatgaagacccacactggagagaaaccatttacatgcactctgtgtgggaagagtttcagacgcTCATCACACCTAAATGAACACACaatgatccacaccggagagaaaccattcacatgcactcagtgtgggaaaagtttcatctgctcatcatcccttaataaacacatggtGAGCCACAcaagagagaaaccattcacttgcactcaatgttggaagagtttcagccaattatcatctcttaataaacacatgaggatccacactggagagaaaccattcacatgcactcagtgtgggaagagtttcagccaatcttcacaccttaataaacacatgatgagccacaccaTTCAGAGATTTACTTGCACTTAA